The following coding sequences are from one Streptomyces sp. NBC_01294 window:
- a CDS encoding DUF6643 family protein, with product MTSPRSTYGGGYYSAPSFPDTPIYDSLVAERGTPQIAPIRVPAAYDSPSAGYSSGGYLPALASSLPALPPAAPQQAPAYGYPYQQQAPQPMPLQHAPAPYIPQQQPVAARGGYMPQPQPQQPRPVATATGYEAMRPAAPRPMQVPAPVPGAAYEDPYGRPYQGRGY from the coding sequence ATGACCTCCCCCCGCTCCACTTATGGCGGCGGTTACTACTCCGCGCCCTCCTTCCCGGACACCCCCATCTACGACTCCCTCGTCGCCGAACGCGGCACTCCGCAGATCGCCCCGATCCGCGTCCCGGCCGCATACGACTCCCCGAGTGCCGGTTACTCGAGCGGCGGGTACCTGCCGGCCCTCGCGTCGTCGTTGCCCGCCCTTCCGCCCGCGGCCCCTCAGCAGGCTCCGGCGTACGGGTACCCGTACCAGCAGCAGGCCCCGCAGCCGATGCCGCTGCAGCACGCGCCCGCCCCGTACATCCCCCAGCAGCAGCCGGTCGCGGCCCGCGGCGGTTACATGCCGCAGCCCCAGCCGCAGCAGCCCCGCCCGGTCGCCACGGCCACCGGCTACGAGGCCATGCGCCCGGCCGCGCCGCGTCCGATGCAGGTGCCCGCGCCGGTACCGGGTGCCGCGTACGAGGACCCGTACGGCCGCCCGTACCAGGGACGTGGTTACTGA
- a CDS encoding glycosyltransferase produces the protein MGLLTAACAAYASLAAWLWLTLAQGMFWRTDVRLPPRTAPTHWPSVAIVVPARDEAEVLPRSLPSLLAQDYPGEAEVILVDDGSTDGTGGLALRLAAEQPGLPLTVTSPGDPAPGWTGKLWALRHGIAIARTAHPTEPDFLLLTDADIAHEPDSLRELVAAATSADLDLVSQMARLRVAGLWERLVVPAFVYFFAQLYPFRRINRPGARTAAAAGGCVLLRTGAAVRAGVPDSIRQAVIDDVSLARAVHRSGGRIWLGLAERVDSVRPYPALADLWRMVSRSAYAQLRHQPLLLAGTVAGLALVYLVPPAALLTGLATGHTATAWAGGLAWLLMAGTYLPMLRYYGQPAVLAPLLPFTALLYLLMTVDSAVQHYRGRGASWKGRTYARPSDA, from the coding sequence ATGGGCCTCCTCACCGCCGCCTGCGCGGCCTACGCCTCCCTCGCCGCCTGGCTCTGGCTCACCCTCGCCCAGGGCATGTTCTGGCGGACCGACGTCCGCCTCCCCCCGCGCACCGCCCCCACCCACTGGCCGTCCGTCGCGATCGTCGTCCCGGCCAGGGACGAGGCCGAGGTGCTGCCCCGGAGCCTGCCCTCGCTCCTCGCCCAGGACTATCCCGGCGAGGCCGAGGTGATCCTCGTCGACGACGGCAGTACGGACGGCACCGGCGGCCTCGCGCTCCGGCTCGCCGCGGAACAGCCCGGGCTCCCGCTCACCGTCACCTCCCCCGGCGACCCCGCGCCCGGATGGACCGGCAAGCTCTGGGCGCTGCGCCACGGCATCGCGATCGCCCGCACCGCGCACCCCACCGAGCCCGACTTCCTCCTCCTCACCGACGCCGACATCGCGCACGAGCCCGACAGCCTGCGCGAACTGGTCGCCGCCGCGACCTCCGCGGACCTCGACCTCGTCTCCCAGATGGCCCGCCTGCGCGTCGCGGGCCTCTGGGAGCGGCTCGTCGTACCCGCCTTCGTGTACTTCTTCGCCCAGCTCTACCCCTTCCGCCGGATCAACCGGCCCGGCGCCCGCACCGCCGCGGCCGCCGGCGGCTGCGTGCTGCTGCGCACCGGGGCAGCCGTGCGTGCGGGGGTCCCCGACTCCATCCGGCAGGCGGTCATCGACGACGTCTCCCTCGCCCGCGCGGTCCACCGCTCCGGCGGCCGGATCTGGCTCGGGCTGGCGGAGCGGGTGGACAGCGTGCGCCCGTACCCCGCGCTCGCGGACCTGTGGCGGATGGTCTCGCGCAGTGCCTACGCGCAACTGCGCCACCAGCCGCTCCTGCTGGCCGGGACGGTCGCCGGGCTGGCGCTCGTCTACCTCGTGCCCCCGGCCGCCCTCCTGACGGGACTCGCGACCGGGCACACCGCCACCGCGTGGGCCGGCGGCCTCGCCTGGCTGCTGATGGCCGGCACCTACCTGCCGATGCTGCGCTACTACGGGCAGCCCGCCGTGCTCGCTCCGCTGCTTCCGTTCACGGCGCTGCTGTACCTCCTGATGACCGTCGACTCGGCCGTTCAGCACTACCGGGGCCGCGGCGCGTCCTGGAAGGGCCGAACCTATGCCCGGCCGAGCGACGCCTGA
- a CDS encoding glutamate racemase, with product MKIALMDSGIGLLAAAAAVRRLRPDADLILSSDPDGMPWGPRTPADLTERALAVARAAAEHRPDALIVACNTASVHALPALRAELEPAIPVIGTVPAIKPAAAAGGRVAIWATPATTGSSYQRGLIRDFAAGARVTEVPCPGLADAVEAADDAAVTAAVAAAAALTPADVTDVVLGCTHYELTEGPIRAALAARTQGAELVFYGSAEPVAVQALRRLGVRPEPGLPCTGGLTVLRSGREGTLPAAALGYAEGRLLAGHGAPVA from the coding sequence GTGAAGATCGCGCTCATGGACTCCGGAATCGGCCTCCTCGCGGCGGCCGCGGCGGTGCGCCGGCTGAGGCCGGACGCGGACCTGATCCTGTCCTCGGACCCCGACGGGATGCCCTGGGGTCCGCGGACCCCCGCCGACCTCACCGAGCGGGCGCTCGCCGTCGCCCGGGCCGCCGCCGAGCACCGCCCGGACGCGCTGATCGTGGCCTGCAACACCGCCAGCGTGCACGCCCTGCCCGCCCTGCGCGCGGAGCTGGAGCCCGCCATCCCGGTCATCGGGACCGTACCGGCGATCAAGCCCGCCGCTGCCGCCGGTGGCCGCGTGGCGATCTGGGCCACCCCGGCCACCACCGGCAGTTCCTACCAGCGCGGTCTGATCCGCGACTTCGCCGCCGGGGCCCGGGTCACCGAGGTGCCCTGCCCCGGTCTCGCCGACGCCGTGGAGGCGGCCGACGACGCCGCCGTGACGGCAGCCGTCGCTGCCGCCGCCGCGCTGACCCCGGCCGACGTCACCGACGTGGTGCTCGGCTGCACGCACTACGAGCTGACCGAGGGCCCCATCCGGGCCGCCCTCGCCGCGCGGACCCAGGGGGCCGAGCTGGTGTTCTACGGTTCGGCAGAGCCCGTTGCCGTCCAGGCGCTGCGCCGGCTCGGCGTCCGCCCCGAGCCCGGCCTGCCCTGCACCGGCGGCTTGACCGTCCTGCGCAGCGGGCGCGAGGGAACCCTCCCTGCTGCCGCCCTCGGGTACGCCGAAGGCCGGCTGCTCGCGGGCCACGGCGCCCCCGTCGCCTGA
- a CDS encoding ATP-binding cassette domain-containing protein: protein MRAPLGSTRIVLSEVTKCYDARVVLDRVSCTVRPGERVGVVGDNGSGKSTLLRLLAGRERPDRGEVAVSAPGGLGHLAQTLDLPPGARVGDAIDLALADLRALERRIRTAESLLHRAGPEEMAAYGDLLAAYEARGGREAERRVATTLRRLGERGRLDPDRRLATLSGGQRSRLALAAALAAEPELLLLDEPTNDLDDEAVAWLEERLCAHRGTVVAVTHDRLFLDRVTTTILEVDQDRRTVRRYGNGYAGFRTARAAERARWEREYEEWREEVRSAERLADTNIGRFAAIPRKLPRGFSGAGAFRARSRTHGAASRVRTARERLHRLTENPVPPPPRPLRFTGRFTTGSTEGSAGVVELAGAALPGRLEPLSLTLAPGERLLVTGSNGVGKSTLLQLLAGEVEPAQGRVRTPPHVGLLRQDDRWARELRSVVQMFGQEYADQVAAYGLLAPHDLTRPVRALSAGQRRKLELARLVTRPLDLLLLDEPTNHLAPAVVEELEAALALFGGTLVLVTHDRRLRAAFRGRRLELQREPAAASR, encoded by the coding sequence TTGCGTGCTCCGCTCGGCTCCACCCGGATCGTCCTGTCCGAGGTCACCAAGTGCTACGACGCCCGCGTCGTCCTGGACCGCGTCAGCTGTACGGTCCGGCCCGGTGAGCGGGTCGGGGTCGTCGGTGACAACGGGTCCGGCAAGTCCACGCTGCTCCGGCTCCTCGCCGGGCGGGAGCGGCCCGACCGCGGTGAGGTCGCCGTCAGCGCCCCCGGCGGGCTCGGGCACCTCGCGCAGACCCTCGACCTCCCGCCGGGCGCCCGCGTCGGGGACGCGATCGACCTCGCGCTCGCCGACCTGCGCGCGCTGGAGCGTCGGATCCGCACCGCCGAGTCCCTCCTGCACCGGGCCGGCCCGGAGGAGATGGCCGCGTACGGGGACCTCCTCGCCGCCTACGAGGCGCGCGGCGGCCGCGAGGCCGAACGGCGCGTCGCGACCACCCTGCGCCGCCTCGGTGAACGCGGCCGGCTCGACCCGGACCGCCGGCTCGCCACCCTGTCCGGCGGACAGCGCTCCCGGCTCGCGCTCGCCGCGGCCCTCGCCGCCGAGCCGGAGCTGCTGCTGCTCGACGAACCCACCAACGACCTCGACGACGAGGCGGTCGCCTGGCTGGAGGAGCGCCTGTGCGCCCACCGCGGAACCGTCGTCGCCGTCACCCACGACCGGCTCTTCCTCGACCGCGTCACCACGACCATCCTGGAGGTCGACCAGGACCGCCGGACGGTCCGCCGCTACGGCAACGGCTACGCGGGCTTCCGCACCGCCCGCGCCGCCGAACGGGCCCGCTGGGAGCGGGAGTACGAGGAGTGGCGCGAGGAGGTCCGCAGCGCCGAGCGGCTCGCGGACACCAACATCGGGCGGTTCGCCGCGATCCCGCGGAAGCTGCCCCGCGGCTTCAGCGGCGCCGGCGCGTTCCGTGCCCGGTCGCGGACCCACGGCGCCGCGAGCCGTGTGCGCACCGCCCGCGAACGGCTGCACCGGCTGACCGAGAACCCGGTGCCGCCGCCCCCGCGGCCGCTCCGCTTCACCGGACGGTTCACCACCGGCTCCACCGAAGGCTCCGCCGGCGTGGTGGAGCTGGCGGGCGCGGCCCTGCCGGGGAGGCTCGAACCGCTCTCGCTCACGCTAGCCCCGGGGGAGCGGCTCCTCGTGACCGGCTCCAATGGCGTAGGAAAGTCAACCCTGTTGCAGCTCTTGGCCGGTGAAGTGGAGCCCGCGCAGGGCCGCGTACGGACACCCCCGCACGTGGGGCTGCTCCGGCAGGACGACCGCTGGGCGCGCGAACTCCGCTCCGTCGTCCAGATGTTCGGCCAGGAGTACGCCGACCAGGTAGCCGCGTACGGCCTGCTCGCCCCGCACGACCTCACCCGGCCCGTACGCGCCCTCTCGGCCGGCCAGCGCCGCAAGCTGGAGCTGGCCCGGCTGGTGACGCGCCCGCTCGACCTGCTCCTGCTGGACGAGCCGACGAACCACCTGGCCCCGGCCGTGGTGGAGGAACTGGAGGCGGCCCTGGCCCTGTTCGGCGGAACCCTGGTCCTGGTCACGCACGACCGGCGGCTGCGCGCCGCCTTCCGGGGCCGGCGCCTGGAGCTTCAGCGGGAGCCGGCCGCCGCGAGCCGCTGA
- a CDS encoding ADP-ribosylglycohydrolase family protein, with protein sequence MPRGERVSVVGDTVTTRLDRAVGAVLGSAAGDALGAPYEFGEAGQLTARGEEMRGGGGWDPGEATDDTQMAVLVGESLLERGGLELPDVFARFQRWAAGHPKDIGLQTEDVLTNGEPWNLAAALHFQINARAAGNGSLMRASTSAVYFASAGREGTMEAARRIAALTHGDRAAWEGTAILHELVRVALDGADPLAALPATLAAVHPDHRERYGRVLAPDWHPGLATEFNGAVWPCLGSAVWALRTTAGFAEAVRAAVDLGGDTDTVAAVTGILAGARYGRGAVPEHWTAALHVPLPGFGDRVLDADDLRALAQRLAAAGSR encoded by the coding sequence ATGCCCCGAGGAGAGCGCGTGAGCGTCGTAGGAGACACCGTGACCACCCGACTCGACCGGGCGGTGGGCGCCGTACTGGGCTCGGCGGCGGGCGACGCGCTGGGCGCGCCCTACGAGTTCGGCGAGGCCGGGCAGTTGACCGCGCGCGGGGAGGAGATGCGCGGGGGCGGCGGTTGGGATCCGGGCGAGGCGACCGACGACACGCAGATGGCCGTCCTGGTCGGCGAGTCGCTGCTGGAGCGGGGCGGTCTCGAACTCCCTGACGTCTTCGCCCGGTTCCAGCGGTGGGCGGCCGGACACCCCAAGGACATCGGGCTCCAGACCGAGGACGTGCTGACGAACGGCGAGCCCTGGAACCTCGCCGCCGCCCTGCACTTCCAGATCAACGCCCGGGCGGCCGGGAACGGTTCCCTGATGCGCGCCTCCACCTCGGCGGTCTACTTCGCCTCGGCCGGGCGGGAGGGGACCATGGAGGCGGCGAGGCGGATCGCGGCGCTGACGCACGGCGACCGGGCCGCCTGGGAGGGGACGGCGATCCTGCACGAGCTCGTCCGCGTCGCCCTGGACGGAGCCGATCCGCTCGCCGCCCTGCCCGCCACGCTCGCCGCGGTGCACCCGGACCACCGCGAGCGGTACGGTCGCGTGCTCGCCCCCGACTGGCACCCCGGCCTGGCCACGGAGTTCAACGGGGCGGTGTGGCCGTGCCTGGGCTCGGCGGTGTGGGCGCTGCGGACGACGGCCGGCTTCGCGGAGGCCGTACGGGCCGCGGTGGACCTGGGCGGTGACACCGACACGGTGGCCGCGGTGACCGGGATCCTGGCCGGGGCCCGGTACGGCCGGGGGGCGGTCCCAGAGCACTGGACGGCCGCGCTCCATGTACCGCTGCCCGGGTTCGGCGACCGGGTCCTCGACGCGGACGACCTGCGCGCGCTGGCTCAGCGGCTCGCGGCGGCCGGCTCCCGCTGA
- a CDS encoding TetR/AcrR family transcriptional regulator — MNQDRRDRLRDAAIAVLAEAGGRGLTHRAVDAAADVPTGTAKNYFPTRDALLRAVAERCVEQYRALAAALAGAGPGPSDARQLAALLAGLLRNVAGPGRPRVLAYLELQTEGTRRPWLAALLDPIASADFAAHAHLLRVAGLPAGPEQAHTLTLALHGAIPHLLAGAPATLAAAGLDDLDRFARTLLATVCPEESA; from the coding sequence GTGAATCAGGACCGGAGGGACCGGCTGCGGGACGCGGCCATCGCCGTACTGGCGGAAGCGGGCGGGCGCGGGCTGACGCACCGGGCCGTCGACGCCGCCGCCGACGTGCCGACGGGCACGGCCAAGAACTACTTCCCGACCCGCGACGCCCTGCTGCGCGCCGTGGCCGAGCGCTGCGTGGAGCAGTACCGGGCGCTGGCCGCGGCGCTGGCGGGGGCCGGACCGGGGCCCTCCGACGCGCGGCAGCTCGCGGCGCTGCTCGCGGGGCTGCTGCGGAACGTGGCCGGGCCCGGGCGCCCGCGCGTGCTGGCATACCTGGAGCTGCAGACCGAGGGGACGCGGCGGCCGTGGCTGGCCGCCCTGCTGGACCCGATCGCCTCGGCGGACTTCGCGGCGCACGCGCACCTGCTGCGCGTGGCCGGACTGCCGGCCGGACCGGAGCAGGCCCACACCCTCACCCTCGCCCTGCACGGCGCCATCCCGCACCTGCTGGCCGGGGCTCCGGCCACCCTGGCGGCGGCCGGCCTGGACGACCTGGACCGCTTCGCCCGCACCCTGCTGGCCACCGTATGCCCCGAGGAGAGCGCGTGA
- a CDS encoding FAD-dependent oxidoreductase yields MSAETGSKAYSGIKARTAVVVGAGVGGLATAVGLRRAGWEVTVLERRTALERYGTAFGIHPTAQTALDRLGLGDALRARAVPYRDARIRRPDGKVLAALPLERIERKAGRPELLISRPYLIDALLAELDRLGGARIAYGQRLTDPGALAAADLLVGADGINSVVRTAHFGRSSGPRPIGTVAWIGIAGFETGLYGETWGEGRFFGMTPVEPGRTNWYATVPRATTAREVRDAFADWHDPIPLVLAETDPATWIRYEMRHLYPALPTFVAGGRVALVGDAAHAMTPNLGQGACTALLDAEALTRAVAAAGPAGPAGLPGIPGALRAYDSERRRSAQRIAFGSRNLHRFMTARRPALRDALVGLLPG; encoded by the coding sequence ATGAGCGCAGAGACGGGGAGCAAGGCCTATTCCGGCATCAAGGCGCGGACCGCCGTCGTGGTCGGGGCGGGGGTCGGCGGGCTCGCCACCGCCGTCGGCCTGCGCCGTGCGGGCTGGGAGGTGACCGTCCTGGAACGGCGGACCGCCCTCGAACGCTACGGAACCGCCTTCGGGATCCACCCCACCGCCCAGACCGCGCTCGACCGGCTCGGCCTCGGCGACGCGCTGCGGGCGCGCGCCGTCCCGTACCGCGACGCCCGGATCCGGCGCCCCGACGGCAAGGTGCTGGCCGCCCTCCCGCTCGAACGGATCGAGCGCAAGGCGGGCCGGCCGGAACTGCTCATCTCCCGGCCCTACCTGATCGACGCGCTGCTCGCCGAGCTCGACCGGCTCGGCGGCGCGCGGATCGCGTACGGTCAGCGCCTCACCGATCCCGGCGCACTCGCCGCCGCCGACCTCCTCGTCGGCGCCGACGGCATCAACAGCGTGGTGCGCACCGCGCACTTCGGGCGCAGCAGCGGTCCGCGCCCGATCGGCACGGTCGCCTGGATCGGCATCGCCGGATTCGAGACCGGCCTCTACGGCGAGACCTGGGGCGAGGGCCGCTTCTTCGGCATGACCCCCGTCGAGCCCGGCCGCACCAACTGGTACGCCACCGTCCCCCGGGCCACCACCGCCCGTGAAGTGCGGGACGCCTTCGCCGACTGGCACGACCCCATCCCGCTTGTCCTCGCCGAAACCGACCCCGCGACCTGGATCCGGTACGAGATGCGCCACCTCTACCCGGCGCTCCCCACCTTCGTCGCAGGCGGCCGGGTCGCCCTCGTCGGCGACGCCGCCCACGCCATGACGCCCAACCTCGGACAGGGCGCCTGCACCGCGCTGCTCGACGCCGAGGCCCTGACCCGAGCCGTCGCCGCTGCCGGGCCGGCCGGGCCGGCCGGACTGCCCGGGATCCCCGGCGCCCTGCGCGCGTACGACAGCGAGCGCCGCCGCAGTGCCCAGCGCATCGCCTTCGGCTCCCGGAACCTGCACCGCTTCATGACCGCCCGCCGCCCGGCCCTGCGCGACGCGCTCGTCGGCCTGCTCCCCGGGTGA
- the lnt gene encoding apolipoprotein N-acyltransferase — MSSSVTRAAGNEPPQSADGPPAEAAVPTATGSAGAPAPVQRKGSWLLRAVLAALSGGLLYLSFPPRPLWWLAPLALALLAGCLYGRRARAGFGLGTLAGLGFLLPLLVWTGEEVGPVPWLALGTLEALLIGLTGLGIALVSRLPAWPLFAAAVWVAGEALRARAPFGGFPWGKLAFGQADGVFTPLAALGGTPLLSFGVALCGFGLYEALRIARSHPGRTTAALTALTIAAPIGAGLAARPLVSDAAEDGTVVAAVIQGNVPRLGLDFNSQRRAVLDNHAKRTVQLAEDVRAGRVPKPDFVVWPENSSDLDPYAEPDAHAVIDQAVKAIGVPVAIGAVVAPETGPLRNTMILWDPVKGPTTTYDKRKIQPFGERIPMRSFVRLFSSDVDRVRRDFGPGKDPGVFDMAGSGVGMVTCFEAAFDDAVRSTVQDGAQVIAVPSNNATFGRTQMTYQQLAMDRIRAVEHSRTVLVPVTSGVSAVIRPDGRIVSETKMFTADALVAEIPLRSSRTPATVVGPLPEYALLLLAAGGLGRLLTGRIRARRAA, encoded by the coding sequence ATGAGCAGCAGTGTCACCCGCGCGGCCGGGAACGAGCCCCCGCAGTCCGCCGACGGACCCCCCGCCGAGGCCGCCGTGCCCACCGCCACCGGCTCCGCCGGCGCCCCGGCCCCCGTGCAGCGGAAGGGATCCTGGCTGCTGCGTGCCGTGCTCGCCGCCCTCTCCGGCGGCCTGCTCTACCTCAGCTTCCCGCCCCGCCCCCTGTGGTGGCTGGCCCCCCTCGCCCTCGCCCTGCTCGCCGGCTGCCTGTACGGCCGCCGTGCCCGGGCCGGCTTCGGCCTCGGAACCCTCGCCGGACTCGGCTTCCTGCTGCCGCTGCTCGTCTGGACCGGTGAGGAGGTCGGCCCGGTGCCCTGGCTGGCGCTCGGCACCCTCGAAGCCCTGCTCATCGGGCTCACCGGCCTCGGCATCGCCCTCGTCAGCCGGCTCCCGGCCTGGCCGCTGTTCGCCGCCGCCGTCTGGGTGGCGGGCGAGGCCCTGCGCGCCCGCGCCCCGTTCGGCGGATTCCCCTGGGGCAAGCTCGCCTTCGGCCAGGCCGACGGCGTGTTCACCCCGCTGGCCGCCCTCGGCGGCACGCCGCTGCTCTCCTTCGGCGTCGCCCTCTGCGGGTTCGGCCTCTACGAAGCCCTGCGCATCGCCCGCAGCCACCCCGGCCGCACCACCGCCGCGCTGACCGCCCTCACCATCGCCGCCCCGATCGGCGCCGGCCTCGCCGCCCGTCCGCTGGTCTCCGACGCGGCCGAGGACGGCACCGTCGTGGCCGCCGTCATCCAGGGCAACGTGCCGCGCCTCGGCCTCGACTTCAACTCCCAGCGCCGCGCCGTCCTCGACAACCACGCCAAGCGCACCGTCCAGCTGGCCGAGGACGTCAGGGCCGGCCGCGTCCCGAAGCCCGACTTCGTCGTCTGGCCGGAGAACTCCTCCGACCTCGACCCGTACGCCGAACCCGACGCCCACGCCGTCATCGACCAGGCGGTCAAGGCCATCGGGGTGCCCGTCGCGATCGGCGCGGTCGTGGCCCCGGAGACCGGCCCGCTGCGCAACACGATGATCCTCTGGGACCCGGTCAAGGGCCCCACCACGACCTACGACAAGCGCAAGATCCAGCCCTTCGGCGAGCGCATCCCGATGCGCTCCTTCGTCCGGCTCTTCAGCTCCGACGTGGACCGGGTCCGCCGCGACTTCGGTCCCGGCAAGGACCCCGGCGTCTTCGACATGGCCGGCAGCGGCGTCGGCATGGTCACCTGCTTCGAGGCCGCCTTCGACGACGCCGTCCGCTCCACCGTCCAGGACGGCGCCCAGGTGATCGCCGTACCGAGCAACAACGCCACCTTCGGCCGGACCCAGATGACCTACCAGCAGCTGGCCATGGACCGGATCCGTGCCGTCGAGCACAGCCGGACCGTCCTCGTCCCCGTCACCAGCGGGGTCAGCGCGGTCATCCGCCCCGATGGCAGGATCGTCTCGGAGACCAAGATGTTCACCGCGGACGCGCTGGTCGCCGAGATCCCGCTGCGGTCCAGCCGCACCCCGGCCACCGTCGTCGGACCGCTGCCGGAGTACGCGCTGCTGCTCCTCGCCGCGGGCGGCCTCGGCCGGCTCCTGACCGGCCGGATCCGCGCCCGCCGGGCGGCGTGA
- a CDS encoding NUDIX hydrolase: MTTPDFIRAIRATAGHQLLLLPGVTAIVFDDRGRVLLGRRSDNGQWSAVGGIAEPGEQPAETAVREVYEETAVTCVPERVVLVQMLDPITYPNGDICQFQDITFRCRATGGEARANDHESLEVAWFDVDALPPLAPFSLDRVHRALRDEPTWFEAPARPRSRARRGAR, from the coding sequence ATGACCACTCCCGATTTCATCCGTGCGATCCGTGCCACCGCCGGGCACCAGCTGCTCCTGCTGCCCGGGGTCACGGCCATCGTCTTCGACGACCGGGGCCGGGTGCTGCTCGGCCGGCGCTCCGACAACGGGCAGTGGTCCGCGGTCGGCGGCATCGCCGAGCCGGGCGAGCAGCCAGCCGAGACCGCCGTGCGCGAGGTGTACGAGGAGACGGCGGTGACGTGCGTCCCCGAGCGCGTGGTCCTCGTGCAGATGCTCGACCCGATCACCTACCCCAACGGTGACATCTGCCAGTTCCAGGACATCACCTTCCGCTGCCGGGCGACCGGCGGCGAGGCGCGGGCCAACGACCACGAGTCCCTCGAAGTGGCCTGGTTCGACGTGGACGCGCTGCCGCCGCTGGCGCCCTTCTCCCTGGACCGGGTCCACCGGGCCCTGCGCGACGAGCCCACGTGGTTCGAAGCCCCCGCGCGACCGCGGAGTAGGGCGCGCCGAGGCGCCCGATAA
- a CDS encoding IS5 family transposase (programmed frameshift), translating into MVERLVPDELWVLFQRVVPEAPSRPQGGGRRRHGDREVLAAIVFVATSGCTWQQLPTASFGPSGATAHRRFTEWSKARVWAKLHRLVLDELGARGELDWSRCAIDSVNMRALKKGDLTGPNPVDRGKFGSKIHLITERTGLPLSVGISGANLHDSQALEPLIRGIPPIRSRRGRRRRKPGKLHADKGYDYAHLRRWLRGRGIKHRIARRGIESSQRLGRHRWTIERTMAWLAGCRRLHRRYERKAEHFLAFTSIACTLICYRRLAK; encoded by the exons ATTGTTGAGCGGCTTGTGCCGGATGAGTTGTGGGTGTTGTTCCAGCGGGTGGTGCCGGAGGCGCCGTCGCGGCCTCAGGGCGGTGGCCGGCGTCGGCATGGCGACCGGGAGGTGCTGGCCGCGATCGTCTTCGTTGCCACCTCAGGTTGCACCTGGCAGCAGTTGCCGACGGCGTCGTTCGGGCCGTCGGGGGCGACAGCCCACCGGCGGTTCACCGAGTGGAGCAAGGCGCGGGTGTGGGCCAAGCTGCACCGCCTGGTCCTCGACGAGCTCGGCGCTCGCGGTGAGCTGGATTGGTCCCGCTGCGCGATCGACTCGGTGAACATGAGGGCCCTGAAAA AGGGGGACCTGACAGGTCCGAATCCTGTCGACAGGGGCAAGTTCGGGTCGAAGATCCACTTGATCACGGAGCGAACCGGTCTGCCCCTGTCCGTCGGAATCTCGGGCGCGAACCTCCACGACAGCCAGGCCCTCGAGCCGCTCATCCGCGGCATACCGCCCATCCGATCCCGCCGCGGACGCCGACGACGCAAACCCGGCAAGCTCCACGCAGACAAGGGCTACGACTACGCCCACCTGCGACGATGGTTACGCGGACGCGGCATCAAGCACCGCATCGCCCGCAGGGGCATCGAGTCCTCGCAGCGACTGGGCCGCCACCGCTGGACCATCGAACGCACCATGGCCTGGCTCGCCGGCTGCCGCCGCCTCCACCGACGCTACGAACGCAAAGCCGAACACTTCCTCGCCTTCACCAGCATCGCCTGCACCCTCATCTGCTACCGCAGACTCGCCAAATGA